The Neisseria yangbaofengii genome contains a region encoding:
- a CDS encoding exodeoxyribonuclease VII small subunit → MKKAAPKSFEEALKRLETLTQSMQSSDMPLEDALAAYQEGNELVQYCQEKLAEVEQKLQVLDAGELKELNLDPSE, encoded by the coding sequence ATGAAAAAAGCCGCCCCGAAATCCTTTGAAGAAGCCCTGAAACGCTTGGAAACCTTAACCCAATCCATGCAGAGCAGCGATATGCCGCTGGAAGATGCGCTCGCTGCCTATCAGGAAGGCAACGAATTGGTGCAGTATTGCCAAGAAAAACTGGCCGAAGTCGAACAAAAATTGCAGGTTTTGGATGCCGGCGAATTAAAGGAGCTCAACCTTGATCCAAGCGAATGA
- a CDS encoding YdcF family protein, with protein sequence MLKKIAVCLGLAVWSVLLVFVWLLWQDYSYTRQTVDSIRPADKAVILSTKAYENGRLNPCLVARVQAGAELYQAGKVKALVMSGGINRDHQYGSRNMQAIAEKMGVPSYAILQEDQSANTFENIIFSRSKIEDSRNVVIVSAGFHLPRARWMAEKQWSQNIQLYAAPHCTEPHGGYAYSLTREIAAIVKNGLKGHY encoded by the coding sequence ATGCTGAAAAAAATTGCCGTATGTTTAGGGCTGGCCGTGTGGTCGGTTTTGTTGGTGTTTGTATGGCTGCTCTGGCAAGATTACAGTTATACCCGCCAAACCGTTGATTCAATCCGCCCTGCGGATAAGGCGGTGATTCTGTCGACCAAGGCGTATGAAAACGGCCGTCTGAATCCTTGTTTGGTGGCGCGGGTGCAGGCCGGTGCCGAATTGTATCAAGCTGGAAAAGTGAAGGCACTGGTGATGAGCGGCGGAATTAACCGTGATCATCAATACGGTTCGCGCAATATGCAGGCTATTGCCGAGAAAATGGGTGTGCCGTCTTATGCCATCTTACAGGAAGATCAGTCTGCCAATACTTTTGAAAACATCATTTTCAGCCGCTCGAAAATTGAAGACAGCCGAAATGTGGTGATTGTCAGCGCCGGTTTTCATCTGCCGCGCGCGCGTTGGATGGCGGAAAAACAATGGTCGCAGAACATCCAGCTTTATGCCGCACCGCATTGCACCGAGCCTCATGGCGGTTATGCCTATTCTCTGACCCGGGAAATTGCCGCTATTGTTAAAAACGGCTTAAAAGGGCATTATTAA
- a CDS encoding YdcF family protein, which translates to MLLYLIVMALLAFTAALYAVYRGEQNAVRQSEHHPPHKADVAMVLGNIVNRRGKPNPCLRSRVEAGVWLYRAGKADYLLMSGGTDADGSNQAEVMRDMAVKLGVPSENVWLENQSETTYQNIKFSTLLLKDHHDIIIVSDGFHLPRGLWLARHQWPEKNLQTFAGRNCGDSAAVMWRKRVREVSAWVKALVLDHD; encoded by the coding sequence ATGTTGCTTTATCTTATCGTGATGGCGCTGCTGGCTTTTACTGCTGCGCTCTACGCCGTATACCGCGGCGAACAAAATGCCGTGCGCCAATCCGAGCATCATCCGCCTCACAAAGCCGATGTGGCGATGGTGTTGGGCAATATTGTCAACCGTCGCGGCAAGCCCAATCCGTGTTTGCGCAGCCGCGTGGAAGCCGGCGTGTGGCTTTATCGGGCGGGCAAAGCGGATTATCTGTTGATGAGCGGCGGCACGGATGCCGATGGCAGCAATCAAGCGGAAGTCATGCGTGATATGGCGGTGAAACTGGGCGTGCCGTCTGAAAACGTGTGGCTGGAAAACCAATCTGAAACCACCTATCAAAACATCAAATTCAGCACCCTGCTTCTAAAAGATCATCACGACATTATCATCGTCAGCGACGGTTTTCATTTACCGCGCGGCTTGTGGCTGGCACGGCATCAATGGCCGGAAAAAAACCTGCAAACCTTTGCCGGGCGTAATTGTGGCGATTCGGCGGCAGTGATGTGGCGCAAACGCGTTCGCGAAGTATCGGCGTGGGTGAAGGCGCTGGTGCTGGATCATGATTAA
- the purB gene encoding adenylosuccinate lyase, whose translation MINPIAALSPLDGRYAKSAEDLRPIFSEYGLMKARVKVELEWLKALAAEPKISEVAAFSDFTIAEIDKVIAGFSLEDAAAVKAIEATTNHDVKAIEYWLKERFSGVPEVAAASEFIHFACTSEDINNLSHALMLQEAREAVLLPELDEIIAKLTEMAHELAAVPMMSRTHGQPATPTTVGKEIANVVYRLQRQAKHLQAQEFLGKINGAVGNYNAHMVAYPDVDWENHCRNFVEISLGLTFNPYTIQIEPHDYMAEFFQAVSRVNTILIDFNRDVWGYISLGYFKQKVKAGEVGSSTMPHKVNPIDFENSEGNLGMANAVLGFLSEKLPVSRWQRDLTDSTVLRNMGVGVGYTVLGLVAHLRGLNKLEVNPIALAADLDATWELLAEPIQTVMRRYGVANPYEKLKDLTRGKDGITPEVLKMFVESLEIPDDAKAQLLALTPALYVGKAEELANRIQAC comes from the coding sequence ATGATTAACCCCATTGCCGCCCTTTCCCCGTTAGACGGCCGCTACGCCAAATCCGCTGAAGACCTGCGCCCGATTTTTTCCGAATACGGCCTGATGAAAGCCCGTGTCAAAGTCGAGCTGGAATGGCTCAAAGCTTTGGCTGCCGAACCGAAAATCAGCGAAGTGGCTGCGTTCAGTGACTTTACCATTGCCGAAATCGACAAAGTGATTGCCGGTTTCTCGCTTGAGGATGCGGCGGCGGTCAAAGCCATCGAAGCCACCACCAACCATGACGTGAAAGCCATCGAATACTGGCTGAAAGAGCGTTTTTCCGGTGTGCCGGAAGTGGCGGCGGCGAGCGAGTTTATCCACTTTGCCTGCACCAGTGAAGACATCAACAACCTGTCACACGCCCTGATGCTGCAAGAAGCGCGCGAAGCTGTGTTGCTGCCGGAATTGGACGAAATCATCGCCAAGCTCACCGAAATGGCGCACGAATTGGCAGCCGTGCCGATGATGAGCCGCACCCACGGCCAACCGGCCACCCCGACCACCGTCGGCAAAGAAATCGCCAATGTGGTGTACCGTCTGCAACGCCAAGCCAAGCATCTGCAGGCACAGGAATTTTTGGGCAAAATCAACGGTGCAGTCGGCAACTACAACGCGCACATGGTTGCTTATCCCGATGTCGATTGGGAAAACCATTGTCGCAATTTCGTGGAAATCAGCCTCGGCCTGACCTTCAATCCGTACACCATCCAAATCGAACCGCACGACTACATGGCTGAGTTTTTCCAAGCCGTCAGCCGCGTGAACACCATTTTGATCGATTTCAACCGCGACGTATGGGGCTATATTTCACTGGGCTACTTCAAGCAAAAAGTCAAAGCCGGCGAAGTGGGCAGCTCGACCATGCCGCACAAAGTCAACCCGATTGACTTTGAAAATTCCGAAGGCAACCTCGGCATGGCCAACGCCGTGTTGGGTTTTTTGTCGGAAAAACTGCCGGTTTCCCGCTGGCAGCGCGACCTGACCGACAGCACCGTGTTGCGCAATATGGGCGTAGGCGTAGGCTATACCGTATTGGGTTTGGTTGCCCATCTGCGCGGCCTGAACAAACTCGAAGTAAACCCGATTGCCTTGGCCGCCGATTTGGATGCCACTTGGGAACTCTTGGCCGAGCCGATTCAAACCGTCATGCGCCGCTACGGTGTCGCCAATCCGTATGAAAAACTGAAAGACCTCACCCGCGGCAAAGACGGCATCACGCCGGAAGTGTTGAAAATGTTTGTCGAGTCGCTGGAGATTCCTGACGATGCCAAAGCGCAATTGTTGGCATTGACCCCGGCTTTGTATGTGGGTAAAGCAGAAGAATTGGCAAACCGCATTCAAGCTTGTTGA
- a CDS encoding patatin-like phospholipase family protein, with amino-acid sequence MNLFSTAFRYVLMSAGVLALAACTVDSPQNQPVTVQKPVVKAKPKAVIGLALGGGASKGFAHIGIIKVLQENGIPVHVVSGTSAGSIVGSLYASGMSPDRLELEAEILGKTDLVDLTLSTSGFIKGEKLQTYINQKVGSKPMERFPRKFAAVATDFESGKAVEFSRGNAGQAVRASASIPNVFQPAVINGRRYVDGGLSQPVPVTAAKNLGANFVIAVDISAKPVKNVSRDFFSYLDQTLNIMSTTSLQNELGKASVVIKPQVLELGSIGGFDRKKRAIQLGEQAARAALPEIKRKLSAYRY; translated from the coding sequence ATGAACCTGTTCTCTACCGCATTCCGTTATGTGTTGATGTCTGCCGGCGTGTTGGCTTTAGCCGCCTGCACCGTCGATTCGCCGCAAAACCAACCGGTGACCGTGCAAAAACCTGTTGTCAAAGCCAAACCCAAAGCCGTCATCGGCCTTGCGCTCGGCGGCGGTGCATCGAAAGGCTTTGCCCACATCGGCATCATCAAAGTTTTGCAGGAAAACGGCATACCCGTGCATGTCGTGAGCGGCACATCGGCAGGTTCGATTGTCGGCAGCCTGTACGCTTCGGGTATGTCGCCCGACCGTTTGGAATTGGAAGCCGAAATCTTGGGCAAAACCGATTTGGTGGATTTAACACTGTCGACCAGCGGCTTCATCAAAGGCGAAAAACTGCAAACCTACATCAATCAAAAAGTGGGCAGCAAACCGATGGAACGTTTTCCGCGTAAATTTGCCGCCGTGGCCACCGATTTTGAAAGCGGTAAAGCGGTGGAATTCAGCCGCGGCAATGCCGGCCAAGCCGTGCGCGCATCGGCTTCGATTCCGAACGTATTCCAGCCTGCGGTCATCAATGGCCGCCGCTATGTTGACGGCGGTTTGTCGCAGCCCGTGCCGGTGACTGCCGCTAAAAACCTCGGCGCCAATTTCGTGATTGCGGTGGATATTTCCGCCAAACCGGTGAAAAACGTCAGCCGCGATTTTTTCTCGTATCTCGACCAAACGCTCAACATCATGAGCACCACCTCGCTGCAGAACGAATTGGGTAAGGCCAGCGTAGTCATCAAGCCGCAGGTATTGGAATTGGGCTCTATCGGCGGTTTCGACCGGAAAAAACGCGCCATTCAATTGGGCGAACAAGCCGCCCGTGCCGCTTTGCCGGAAATCAAACGCAAATTGTCGGCGTATCGGTATTGA
- the rsgA gene encoding ribosome small subunit-dependent GTPase A: MSHTAQIITSYGRRYIVRTQDGKTYDATTRKKRVDFACGDQVEISPINAEQAVIEDFLPRQSLLYRQDAWKTKLIAANVSQLLIVTAAVPGPSEALLQRALLAAEAADIEAVIVLNKADLPETAAWREKLAFYGTLGYRVLETCAPEGAETLKPILQGHTNIFLGQSGMGKSTLTNALLGNQAARTGDISTALDSGKHTTTHAQLYDLNDETRLIDSPGLQEFGLHHLEAADLLHYFPDLRHLAGQCRFHNCTHRAEPNCAVKAAAEAGEVKTERVEFLRRVTDELLR; encoded by the coding sequence ATGAGCCACACCGCCCAAATCATCACCAGCTACGGCCGCCGCTATATCGTCCGCACTCAAGACGGCAAAACTTATGATGCCACCACACGCAAAAAACGCGTTGATTTTGCTTGTGGCGACCAAGTCGAAATCAGCCCGATTAATGCCGAGCAGGCGGTGATTGAAGATTTTCTGCCGCGCCAAAGCCTGCTTTACCGCCAAGACGCTTGGAAAACCAAGCTGATTGCGGCCAATGTCAGCCAATTGCTGATTGTGACCGCTGCTGTTCCAGGCCCGAGCGAAGCCCTGCTGCAACGCGCCTTATTGGCGGCGGAAGCGGCTGACATTGAAGCGGTGATCGTGTTGAACAAGGCCGATTTGCCCGAAACCGCCGCATGGCGCGAAAAACTCGCTTTTTACGGAACCTTGGGCTACCGCGTGCTGGAAACGTGTGCACCGGAAGGGGCGGAAACCTTAAAGCCGATTCTGCAAGGCCACACCAATATCTTTTTGGGGCAAAGCGGCATGGGCAAATCCACGCTCACCAATGCGCTGTTGGGTAACCAAGCCGCGCGTACCGGCGACATTTCCACCGCGCTCGATTCCGGCAAACACACCACCACTCATGCGCAATTGTATGATTTAAATGACGAAACCCGGCTCATCGATTCGCCGGGCTTGCAGGAATTCGGTTTGCACCATTTAGAAGCCGCTGATTTGCTGCACTATTTCCCCGACTTGCGCCACTTGGCAGGCCAATGCCGCTTCCACAACTGCACCCACCGCGCCGAACCCAACTGTGCCGTGAAAGCCGCCGCCGAAGCCGGCGAAGTGAAAACCGAACGCGTGGAATTTTTGCGGCGTGTGACGGATGAATTGCTGCGTTAA
- the prfB gene encoding peptide chain release factor 2 has translation MEAEVINQLNNTLDDLERRSADIRVYMDYQGKKDRLEEVIGLSEDPELWNDPKKAQEIGKERKILEGIVLTLDTIATGIDDNRMLIEMTVEENDEEGFSAVQKDVAGLEKQMADLEFKRMFNQPADPNNCFIDITAGAGGTEAEDWAGMLLRMYSRFAERRGFKVEILEEDEGEIAGINRATIRLEGEYAYGLLRTETGVHRLVRYSPFDSNNKRHTSFSSVFVYPEIDDSIEVEINPADLRIDTYRASGAGGQHINKTDSAVRITHEPTGIVVQCQNDRSQHANKAAAMDMLKAKLYDLEMRKRNEEKQALEEGKSDVGWGSQIRSYVLDSSRIKDLRTGYEVGNTKAVLDGDLDGFIEAGLKQGV, from the coding sequence ATGGAAGCTGAAGTTATTAATCAGTTGAACAACACCTTAGACGATTTGGAACGGCGCAGCGCCGACATCCGCGTGTACATGGATTACCAAGGCAAGAAAGACCGTTTGGAAGAAGTCATCGGCCTGTCGGAAGATCCCGAATTGTGGAACGATCCGAAAAAAGCCCAAGAAATCGGCAAAGAACGCAAAATCCTCGAAGGCATCGTGCTGACGCTCGACACCATCGCCACCGGTATCGACGACAACCGCATGTTGATTGAAATGACGGTCGAAGAAAACGACGAAGAAGGTTTCTCCGCCGTGCAGAAAGACGTGGCCGGTTTGGAAAAACAAATGGCCGACCTCGAATTCAAACGGATGTTTAACCAGCCGGCCGACCCGAACAACTGCTTCATCGACATTACCGCCGGTGCGGGCGGCACGGAAGCGGAAGACTGGGCGGGCATGTTGCTGCGCATGTATTCGCGTTTTGCCGAACGCCGCGGTTTCAAAGTGGAAATTTTGGAAGAAGACGAAGGCGAAATCGCCGGCATCAACCGCGCGACCATCCGCTTGGAAGGCGAATACGCCTACGGCCTGTTGCGCACCGAAACCGGCGTGCACCGCTTGGTACGCTACTCGCCGTTTGACTCGAACAACAAACGCCACACATCGTTTTCATCGGTGTTTGTCTACCCCGAAATCGACGACAGTATCGAAGTGGAAATCAATCCCGCCGATTTGCGCATCGACACCTACCGAGCATCCGGCGCCGGCGGTCAGCACATCAACAAAACCGACTCTGCCGTGCGCATCACCCACGAACCGACCGGTATCGTGGTGCAGTGCCAAAACGACCGTTCGCAACACGCCAACAAAGCGGCGGCGATGGACATGCTGAAAGCCAAGCTGTATGACTTGGAAATGCGCAAACGCAACGAAGAAAAACAAGCCTTGGAAGAAGGCAAATCCGATGTGGGTTGGGGCAGCCAAATCCGTTCGTATGTGTTGGATTCGTCGCGCATTAAAGATTTGCGCACCGGCTATGAAGTCGGCAACACCAAAGCCGTGTTGGACGGTGATTTGGACGGCTTTATCGAAGCCGGTTTGAAACAGGGTGTGTAA
- a CDS encoding ABC transporter ATP-binding protein has translation MINKIFSWFESRIDPYPAAAPATPEKGLWRFIWSSIDGVRKWIVVLALATAVIGVMEALLFQFMGKVVDWLGQYTPETLFAEKGLALAGMVAMMLFSMVWTFFASNLRLQTLQGVFPMRLRWNFHRLMLNQSLGFYQDEFAGRVSAKVMQTALALRDAVMTIADMVVYVLVYFITSGVILVALDSWLLLPFIGWIIGFSLVMRFLIPKLGKTAAAQADARSLMTGRITDAYSNITTVKLFSHGAREAAYAKQSMQEFMVTVHAQMRLATLLHTCSFFVNTALTLSTAALGIWLWQQGSVGVGAVATATAMALRVNGLSQYIMWESARLFENIGTVNDGMSTLTKPHTILDKPKALPLKVDHGQIKFEHVDFSYETGKPLLNGFNLTIKPGEKVGLIGRSGAGKSTIVNLLLRFYEPQSGRISIDGQNVNDVTQESLRAQIGLVTQDTSLLHRSVRDNIIYGRPEATDEEMRQAAERAEAADFIPNLSDSKGRRGYDAHVGERGVKLSGGQRQRIAIARVMLKDAPILLLDEATSALDSEVEVAIQESLDKMMENKTVIAIAHRLSTIAAMDRLIVLDKGRIIEEGSHAELLAKNGLYAKLWLHQSGGFLSENVEWHQS, from the coding sequence ATGATTAATAAAATATTTTCATGGTTTGAGTCGCGTATCGATCCCTATCCGGCCGCTGCACCCGCTACGCCGGAAAAAGGCTTATGGCGTTTCATTTGGAGCAGCATCGACGGCGTGCGCAAATGGATTGTCGTGCTGGCGTTGGCGACGGCAGTGATCGGCGTGATGGAAGCCTTGCTGTTCCAATTCATGGGTAAAGTCGTCGATTGGCTCGGCCAATACACGCCCGAAACGCTGTTTGCCGAAAAAGGCCTGGCACTGGCGGGCATGGTGGCGATGATGCTGTTTTCGATGGTGTGGACGTTTTTCGCGTCCAACCTGCGCCTGCAAACGCTGCAAGGCGTGTTCCCGATGCGCTTGCGTTGGAATTTCCACCGCCTGATGCTCAATCAAAGCTTGGGCTTTTATCAAGACGAATTTGCCGGACGCGTGTCGGCCAAGGTGATGCAAACCGCGCTGGCCCTGCGCGATGCGGTGATGACCATTGCCGATATGGTGGTGTATGTGCTGGTATATTTCATCACTTCCGGCGTAATTTTGGTGGCGCTTGATTCATGGCTGCTGCTGCCGTTTATCGGCTGGATTATCGGCTTCTCGCTGGTGATGCGCTTTTTAATTCCGAAGCTGGGCAAAACCGCCGCCGCGCAAGCCGATGCCCGCAGCCTGATGACCGGCCGCATCACCGATGCCTATTCCAACATCACCACTGTCAAACTCTTCTCCCACGGCGCACGTGAAGCAGCGTATGCCAAGCAGTCGATGCAGGAATTTATGGTAACGGTACACGCGCAAATGCGTTTGGCGACACTGCTGCACACCTGCAGCTTCTTCGTGAACACCGCGCTGACCCTTTCCACCGCCGCTTTGGGCATTTGGTTATGGCAGCAAGGTTCGGTCGGCGTGGGTGCTGTAGCGACTGCGACCGCCATGGCCTTGCGCGTGAACGGTTTGTCGCAATACATCATGTGGGAATCGGCACGTCTGTTTGAAAACATCGGTACCGTCAACGACGGTATGTCTACCCTGACCAAGCCGCACACCATTCTCGACAAACCTAAAGCGCTGCCGCTTAAAGTGGATCATGGCCAGATTAAATTCGAGCATGTCGATTTCTCTTACGAAACCGGCAAGCCGCTGTTGAACGGTTTCAACCTCACCATCAAACCGGGTGAAAAAGTCGGCTTAATCGGCCGCAGCGGCGCGGGCAAATCGACCATCGTCAATCTGCTGTTGCGCTTTTACGAACCGCAAAGCGGCCGCATTTCGATTGACGGCCAGAATGTGAATGATGTGACTCAAGAGAGCCTGCGCGCGCAAATCGGCTTGGTGACGCAAGACACGTCGCTGCTGCACCGTTCCGTGCGCGACAACATCATCTACGGCCGTCCTGAAGCCACCGATGAAGAAATGCGTCAAGCTGCCGAGCGCGCCGAAGCTGCCGATTTCATTCCTAATCTTTCCGATTCCAAAGGCCGCCGCGGCTACGATGCCCATGTTGGCGAGCGCGGTGTCAAACTTTCCGGCGGCCAACGCCAACGCATCGCCATCGCCCGCGTGATGCTGAAAGATGCGCCGATTCTGTTGCTCGACGAAGCCACCAGCGCGTTGGATTCGGAAGTGGAAGTGGCGATTCAGGAAAGCCTCGACAAAATGATGGAAAACAAAACCGTCATTGCCATCGCCCACCGCTTATCCACCATCGCTGCGATGGACCGCCTGATTGTGCTGGACAAAGGCCGCATCATCGAAGAAGGCTCACATGCCGAATTGTTGGCCAAAAATGGTCTGTATGCCAAATTGTGGTTGCACCAAAGCGGCGGTTTCCTGAGTGAAAACGTGGAATGGCATCAAAGCTAA
- a CDS encoding polyprenyl synthetase family protein: MIQANDLKAWQQKAQAQTELLLERFLPSEHTKPAKLHEAMRYVTLGGGKRLRPLLVLAASELGEADNAAVEQAMGAIEMVHVYSLVHDDMPPMDNDSLRRGKPTCHVQYDEATALLVGDALQAQAFDVLSRATGLPAARQLAMLATLAKASGSLGMAGGQAIDLANVGKAMNQAGLEEMHGLKTGALIRAAVVLGALACPDLGDGHIARLDQYAAKLGLAFQVIDDVLDCEADTATLGKTAGKDADNDKPTYVKLMGLTEARAYAEKLSAEAAALLQPFGDKAAHLRRLAEFVTARKN; this comes from the coding sequence TTGATCCAAGCGAATGATTTAAAAGCATGGCAGCAAAAAGCCCAAGCGCAAACCGAATTGCTGCTGGAGCGTTTTTTGCCGTCTGAACACACCAAACCGGCCAAGCTGCACGAAGCCATGCGTTATGTCACGCTCGGCGGCGGCAAGCGTTTGCGTCCGCTGCTGGTGTTGGCTGCATCCGAATTGGGCGAGGCCGACAATGCCGCGGTCGAACAAGCCATGGGTGCGATTGAGATGGTACACGTTTATTCCTTGGTACACGACGATATGCCGCCGATGGACAACGACAGCCTGCGCCGCGGCAAACCGACCTGCCATGTGCAATACGACGAAGCCACTGCGCTGCTGGTCGGCGATGCGCTGCAAGCACAGGCATTTGACGTATTGAGCCGCGCCACCGGATTGCCTGCCGCACGCCAGTTGGCCATGTTGGCGACACTCGCCAAAGCCAGCGGCAGCTTGGGCATGGCCGGCGGTCAGGCGATTGACTTGGCCAATGTCGGCAAAGCGATGAACCAAGCCGGATTGGAAGAAATGCACGGTCTGAAAACCGGCGCGCTGATTCGTGCTGCCGTGGTATTGGGTGCGCTGGCCTGCCCCGATTTGGGCGACGGACACATCGCCCGGCTCGACCAATACGCCGCTAAACTGGGCTTGGCTTTCCAAGTGATTGACGATGTGCTCGACTGCGAAGCCGACACCGCCACACTCGGCAAAACGGCAGGTAAAGATGCCGACAATGACAAGCCGACTTATGTCAAACTGATGGGCTTAACCGAAGCGCGCGCCTATGCCGAAAAACTGAGCGCCGAAGCCGCGGCCTTGTTGCAGCCGTTCGGCGACAAAGCCGCTCATTTGCGCCGTTTGGCGGAATTTGTGACTGCGCGTAAGAATTGA
- a CDS encoding AOC03_06830 family ribosome hibernation factor codes for MNLNTIKTIQSKQSYPSVTITLPTYRTSPDNEKDIIRLKNLVSEAVTRLQEEFGKRETAHIVDEINRLAESVDNQYNLDGLVIFASAEYAELFRLPFRVPERVTIADNFLTRDLVFAMNRSPLYLLTVLSEHGTRLFVGRREYLDEVHNFGFPFSVENEVAEANPGQDISHVRDQIVTDKMREVGQALLEAKKQLSAPIVVVGVDRNIGHFNNGAGIGEQVMLSIHSGRNSDNPYELGKTVWPEIKEALSAERAKVFDELNNAKGNKLFVGGLNEVWQAVSDGRAELLAVEEDLHIPAKVSEDGRKLTEINIEDAKGEHAYEDIVDEMIEKVLAAGGRVRFVDSEALGEYTDRGLAVVTRY; via the coding sequence ATGAATCTGAATACCATTAAAACCATCCAATCCAAGCAATCTTACCCGAGCGTGACCATTACGCTGCCGACTTACCGCACCTCGCCCGACAATGAAAAAGACATTATCCGTTTGAAAAATCTGGTATCGGAAGCCGTAACGCGTCTGCAAGAAGAATTCGGCAAACGTGAAACCGCGCACATCGTCGATGAAATCAACCGCTTGGCCGAATCGGTGGATAACCAATACAACCTCGACGGCTTGGTGATTTTCGCCAGCGCGGAATATGCCGAATTATTCCGGCTGCCCTTCCGTGTTCCGGAGCGCGTGACCATCGCCGACAACTTCCTGACCCGCGATTTGGTGTTTGCAATGAACCGCAGCCCGCTGTATTTGCTGACTGTTTTGAGCGAACACGGCACTCGATTGTTTGTCGGCCGCCGAGAATATTTGGACGAAGTGCATAATTTCGGTTTCCCGTTCAGCGTGGAAAACGAAGTCGCCGAAGCCAACCCGGGCCAAGACATCAGCCATGTGCGCGACCAAATCGTCACCGATAAAATGCGCGAAGTCGGCCAAGCCTTGTTGGAGGCCAAAAAACAATTGTCCGCCCCGATTGTGGTGGTGGGCGTGGACCGCAACATCGGCCACTTCAACAATGGCGCAGGCATCGGCGAGCAAGTGATGCTGTCTATCCACAGCGGCCGCAACAGCGACAACCCCTATGAATTGGGCAAAACCGTTTGGCCGGAAATCAAAGAAGCGCTGTCTGCCGAACGCGCCAAAGTGTTCGACGAATTAAACAATGCCAAAGGCAACAAACTGTTTGTCGGCGGCCTGAACGAAGTATGGCAAGCTGTTTCAGACGGCCGCGCTGAATTGCTGGCGGTGGAAGAGGATTTGCACATTCCGGCCAAGGTAAGCGAAGATGGCCGCAAGCTTACCGAAATCAACATCGAAGATGCCAAAGGCGAACACGCTTATGAAGACATCGTCGACGAAATGATTGAAAAAGTATTGGCAGCCGGCGGCCGTGTACGTTTTGTCGACAGCGAAGCCTTGGGCGAATATACCGACCGCGGCTTGGCAGTAGTCACTCGTTATTGA